GTGAAGACGTATCCCAGCACGTTCCTTGTGGCAGCTAAAATGGACCCCACAATTACGGAGAACACCCCTGgaaacacagcacacagagctgagcccagcctggctggagagcagggggaGAAGAGGCAGGCAGAGGACTGCAAACACTCCCTGCTCCATGGGAAGGAGGCCAGGAAGAGGCTTTCCAGGCTGTTGTGGGCTGACCTGTGCAGatcaggctggtgctggaggaTCTCTTGGCCGCCTCGATGTTGCCGGCGCCCAGCGCGTTGCCCACCTGAAcactggcagctgtgcccagccccagggggaTCTGCAAGCACAGGGCTCACGTGTGTCTGACAATGGGGCTGTCACAGTCACGGGGGGACACCcacccagcagagagcaggatggACTTCAGGATTGGATTTAAATCCATCCGTAAGGAGGGctaggcaggagcagggagagattGGAGTGCAGAGAAGGAAGATGGGGGTTTGCTGGAGCAGATTTTTGCTGTGTGCCTGTCTCAGGACAGCCCCCATGGAGCCCTGGTGTGCAGTGATAACCCAGCCCTTACCATGGAAGCCACAACAGACACCTCATAGATGATGGACTGGACGGAGAGCTCGACAACGCTCAGCAGGCCTGTGGGACAGGAGGGGTCAGTGCTGGCTGTGGATGCTGCTCTGGATCAAGCCTGGCCATGTCCTGGCAGCTCCCCTCTCCACTGACCTATCAAGAAGCTCCCGATCTCGTAGGTCCACCACTCGATGCACATCATGAGCATGCTGGGGATAGCCAGGGAGGTGAAGCTGTCCCACTCCAGCAGGCACTCGCTGGACCAGCCTGTTGAGAGGAGAAAGGACACCTGATGGATGACCAGACTGGCCATGTGGTACATCCTGCACAGCACCCGGGGCAGCTGGAGGTGCCATTCCTGTTCTCAGAGCCAGCACTCCGCAGGATCTCCATCAGCTCAGTGTCCACCTACAACCTCTGTGCTGCTGCGCCACGggccacagagcagcacaacCCTCAGCCCATCCCTCCCAGAGCAGTGTCCAAAGACAACCTCCTGCTTACATCTGTGCTCATCTGGCTTTGGGGCTGAACCTTCCAAAGGCTCAGCAGAAAGCTTCATTTCTGCAGAATTAACGTTTAGTGCTGATCACACAGTTCTGCCAGTGCTGGCGCGTGACGAGTGCCACTGAAGCAGCACTGTGGCACCCGGGGCACCGCGGGCTGGGGTTAATATTTCACCATCAGGATGAGCAGAATTCCTCTTTATCAAGAACACCTGATAGAAGTTTTATGGACATTGCTGGGTAaagcaggaagcagagggagcaggggagaTGCCCTTACCTCCCCAGGTGTTCACGTGGAGTTTCCTGCCTATGATGTAGAGGAACAAGAAGATGGTTTGTGAATACTGAGCGATGGTGTTGGCCCAGGCAGAGCCCCTGCAGAGGAAGTGAGAAAGGTCATTGGCATCCTGCTTACGCCTCCCTCAGGGTGGAAAAAGacatcctgctctgcccctgtgAGCTCAGTGTTCCCTTGCCATTGCCAGGTGCCCTGTTTTCCTCTCCAGGGGGCACAGGTGCCACTCACATGATGCCCAGGTGGAACACGTAGAGGAGGATGTAGTTTGCAGCCACGTTGACGAGGTTGCCGATGACCCCACTCAGCACCAGCGGCCACATGATCATCTGCAAAGAGGAGGAGATGAGGGGGGCTTCCCCAAGGTTTTGGGAGGGAGATGTGAAGgtctccccagccccactctCAGTgcctttcccagaaaaaaaaccccaaacttccAGTGACGTTGCCTCCTTGGAAAATGAGTGTGATGGAGGTAAATCCCCGATGTGGGGAAGTatgaagggagggggagggataCAGCTGGCTGTGGAATGGGGTGATCTACAGGGTCAGAGCTGTTTTGGGGCACCTGGGCTCCTTGTCACTGGGAACAGTGAGCATGGAAACCCTGGATGCACTGTGGAAGGGAGCCCTGAGCCAGGGTGGGTGTGAGGACTTTGGGACCCACCTGGTTCTGCAGGTATCTTGTCTCCAGGTTATACAGAAAAACCGCCTGCAAAGGAAATTTTGGATGAGATGATCCCAGTGCTGAGCTGtaggacagggacagcccgtCCCCATGTGCAGGTGGCATCCAGGGTGCCCACGGGCACTCACCgggagggcagggagaaatGCATTCACGTAGTGCTGGGtcagcctggggacacagagaggggTCAGGGAGAGGGGCATGGCCATGGCCACCCTCCTCTCAGCCCCTCCACACCGGGGAGGGATGAGGGGACCACCCAACCTGGAGACCTCGGGATCCTGCTGCATGAGCAGCATCAACTGCTCGACGTTGATGAGGATGGCGCAgcaagggaagcagcagaggaggatgatgatggtGGCCCGCTGCAGGATCACCCCCACGCGCAGCAGGTTCTTGCTGCCATAGGTCTGCAAGGTGAGAGGGCAGCACTGAAATCAGCTGGTGCTGGGGGAAAAGGGGCCCTGAAGAGCGTGGAGCAGCTCTGATCACCCTGAAAACCTCCTGGGAAGGATTTGCAGGACGAATCTCCTCGTTAAGGGATTGTTACCTGGGGATAAGCTTCCCCAGCTcgcaggagcagccagggctccgTGTGGTGCCTGGGCATCGTCAGCTGATGCTGGAAACCCTCCCCGTGTCCTCAGGACAAGCCAGCATGTCCTACCCACCTGTGATATCAAGGTGTCACACGCTGAAGTCAAACCGTAGCCTACAGAGATGGCAGTGACATTTATAACCTGGGAGTTAAAAAAGCAAGGAGTGAAGGTGACCATTTCAGACTttcaggcagggagaggggatgAAAGGAAAAGTGGGAGTGTGAAATCTCCTCTGTCCTTTTCCCCTGCCATATCTCATCCCCGTGTCCgcagggagggagctggtgCCCGGCCCCGGGAATGCTTACAGCGATGGCCAGCGTGACAGAGGCCAGCTCAACCTTGCCCAGGTGGCCACAGAATATGGAGCTGACAAGGTGGATCAGGAAGATCAGCAGCTGGATCAGGATCTAAGCACGGAGGAGAGCTGAAGGTTAGGGATGGAGGTGAGCAGGGGTGGTTGTGCTGGGGGGAGTCTCTCTTACCAGCGGCCCcgccagcaccagcagctgcctcacGTCCTCCCAGAAGTTCTCCGGAATCCAGCGGCGTTTCTTCTGGCAGCTCTCGGGTGTGAGGTTGCCCTGGCCAGCGGCCCTTCCCTCCCCGAAGCCATTCTCCTCGGGGAAGTTCTCCGGCTTCATGCTGCCCTGCCGGGGGAGTGGAACGAGCCCCTTCCTCCGCGCTCTGTTAAACCCCGCCGGGGCGAGCAAAGTGTAACCACGCTGGGGTGAACTTCAGCCGGGGCCGGCGGTCCGGCCGCATGCTCCCCGCGCCTGGGCTGGCCATGGGGAGCGTGGGCAGCGCCTCAGGGCAGGGCACGGAGCGGCGGAGCCCAGCGAGggtcctggcacagcagaggagcCCGGACGCGCCGTGCAAGGcgcctgctgcctgtcctgagccaggcaggggctgagccaTCCTAAATCCACCCTGCGAAGCCTCCTACCTCTCCTGCTTCACCACAGCTCCAGCGGGCAGGgggctggaggctgctcctgctctcgCGGCGGCGGTGGAGGGCTGTGGGGTCTGTGTGCGGCGTGGCGGGGCTGTGTCTCGCTCACTCCCATCACAGTGGCCAAGACAAGCCGGCCCCttggctcctgctgtccctggcacagccccgcCGTGTCGGGTTTCGCTGGCAGCGCTCCCCCAGGCCGAGCGCAGCGTCCTCGGCCCGGCGGGGAGGGGAGATGCTGCCAGTGCAGACCCCACCTGCACGCAGTGGGCTGGGATAACTCATGGGACAGAGTGAGacacctccctgctctcccctcactCCCATGCCAAACGTACCGGGATTCTGAGCGGGGCAGGATGTGCCATGTCCTCCCGCTGGTGTTGGGGGTGGCGGGCAGTTTCAAACTTGGTGTCACATTTTTTCATTCACAGGCCACCAGCACCAGGAGAGCTGTGGGGTGACAGGGAGGTGCCACACATCTGTATGAGGTATTGACTTGCCAGGGCCCAGCAGCTGACATGTCACAGTCACCGAGCTGCAGGTGAGAGCCTGGGACAAGCCCAGAGGGACTCGGTGCTGGGCTGTCTGCATTGTGACATAGGACAGTTCTTTGATGGCTCTGTAGGGTTCAGCAACACAACCTCCCTCTTCCACGGTGCTCAACAACCGTGACAACAACAAATCTTGCTTTTGTACCCAAGGGGAAGAGTGATAACACTGGAGCCAGCCCCAAACCTAAGGGCCAGGGCCAGACCCACAATCTTTCAGTCCTGCCAATGACCAGGGTCACGCTCATGCCATATTAAACAGCCTAACATTTACTCAGAAAACTTTATTGTATCAAAATCCCACCTTACAAAAGTGCAAAGAAGAGTTGCTTTAggccctgtgcccaccctgcagagggagagcagggtcagggccagcagccagcaCCCAACAGGAGAGTCAGACATCTTCCAGCAAAATCCATTTTgttccacagctgctgcaagTGGCATTTGCCACCCCAAGATGCTGGTACAGGCTGACGTGTGAGGAAACttgctgtgggaagcaggagccTCTGCCATGAGCAAATGACACGGTCCAATGTCCCCAGAGCGCaggacagcagcaccagggcccTGTCTCCTTCTGGGGTCAGCCCCAGGACACACTCCCACCTCTCACGAGTGCCATCCCAGTGCAGTGCAGGAGAGGAACCAGCTCTCATGCCCTTTTttcccaggtgccacatcctcACCCCCTTTAAGAACTCTGTGTGTGGGATATAAAACATTGCGAGCTAACCAGAAACCGTGCAAAGGGACTTTGCGTAAGGCACTGCGGGGGAATTCCTTCCCCACCCCATCCTCTGGGACATTGCCACGTGCCCTCCTGCTCGGTGCACAgttccccagtgtccctggctTTAGCCATTGCCAGTCAGGAGCCGGACCAGGATTCCCACCAGCAGGACAGcgatggcagcagcagcggccAGCACACGGCGGAGGATCACGGCCCCCCACGGCACAGggggaaggacagggacaaCAGCAGGCTCCTCCTGCGTGCAGAGCTCGTGGTCAGGCTGCCTGTCACCCATCACCATGCTCTCGGGCAGGACCGTGGTGTCCCCGGTGTCAGCGTCAAGGGAGGTGTAACCTGTGGGACACACAGCGCTGCAGGGAGGCTGCACAAGCACCTGTGACAGTCCTCAGCGTCCTTTCCCAaggcttggggacactgggacacacagCTGCAAGCTGTATCTTGTACCCCATTGCTGAGTGCAGGAGAAGTGCCGctggcccagggccagcagcaggcactgtGCTCTTTCCAGCCATCTGAGCCTCCAGGACAGACATGGTGGCCACAgttgggaaggaaaggaaggggtTGGGTGGGGAATGTGGGCTCCCTGCCTGGTGTCAGGCCTGGCTGCATACCCACAGCAGATGTTTTGTTAGCAGCTGTGCCACTGGAGTTCACGTCTTCCACTTGTTCTTTCATTCCAGCTCGGACTTGAGCCTAAAAACACAGGGAAGAGTTGCTCTTCTCAGGGCAAGGGTGTCCTGCCCAGCCCAAAAAACCCTCCACTCTCCCAAGACAAGCATTCTCAGTACCAAATTGCTCCTCTGCTACAGGAGAAGGACAGACCCCAGTTCAGTTCTGCCACCTCCTAGAGGGCTGTAGTCTTGTACTGAAACAGGAGTTAACTCAGCACCTTTCAAGAACTACCAGAGAAAAGCACAGTTCTCACCTCCTCTGCAGCTTTCCTCCAATCCATTCTGACGACAAAAGCCAAGAAGGAAAGGGCTTGCACGGAGATGCAAATGATCATCCCAACCCACAGACCTGCAGCAGTGGGAAGTTACTTCAGGGAGAGTTTGAGTAAAACCTGCCTTTGCCAGTCCCTGCGAGAATGCCCAAGGACTTCAGCCCAAAAACTTGGAAACAGCTCCTGGGGAAGCTGGGAGGAAACCTGGATTTACTGGGACCAACTCAGTGGCGGCCCCAAACACAGCAGTGTGCAATCCAGCCCCACTGATGCAAAGGAAGATCTGGGCACGAGTTCCAGGGCTGAGCCTTTGCTCAACACAGCTCATGCCACGCCAGCTGGAGGGCAACACGTACCTAACACCCCCATCTTGGCTGCAAACATCAGGGAGATGCCGATGGGGAAGCCGATGGTGTAATATCCGACGGCGTTGGCCATGGCGCCCAGCTTCTGCCTGCCCGTGCCCCGCAGCACCCCGCCACACGTCGCCTGAGGAGAGCGAGCACAGGGGTCACTGCCAGGGGACTCCGGGgcatggcacagccctggggacagggaaacCCACAGCACTGTCCCACCAAGCCAAGAGGGAGCAAAGTCACATTCTGGAGCACGTGGCGTGGGGCTCGTCTCGCTCCAGCTGGCAACGCAGACACCGAGCAGATCCCAAAGAGCTTCCCCACAGTGCCCAGGTGCCTCCCCCAGGACATGACAGCAGGAAACAGGCCAGAGGTACTGTCTGTTGAGTATCCCAGTGTGCTGGGAGAACCTGGTATCTCTGAAGACCCAGCTGCTCACTTGTGTTGCTTTGATAAACCAGTAaaaagctggagctgtggccaggggaaaagaggaggaaaagctgggGTGTCTGCAGCAATGCCAAGGGGCAGCCACAAGCACAGAGGGCACTGAGCTGTTACAGGTAACACAAGCAGCTGCTTGGACAGTTTCTCAGTTGGCTTCTCTGGATCATTTCCACAGGTCCAGAGTGGGCTTCAGGCAGCTTTGCACCCCAAGCTGCAGAGAGGAGTCACTCCACGTGCTGCAATACTCACTGCTGTGGCATCCAGCAGGTGGAACGGACCAAAGATGAGCATCACTTTGGACACCAAGCTGACAATCTCCCTGTTGGGAAGATGGAGGACTGATCAGGGGAAGCAGCACCACCTGGGCCCTGGTTCTCACATACCTTCCTCAATCAGCCACAAAGGCTGATGCCAGTTCCCCGATCCCAGCCTGCTACCATGCTAGTTCCCAGTGCTagaggcagctgtgctgcccaaggACACTGGGAAATGGGGAGGAACCTTTGAGATAAGGGTTTATGAACTCTTATCTGTCAGCAGCTTCTGGGGTATAAATAACACCCTCCAAGAAGGcagtaatatttaaaagaaagctgTTAACCCACGTGTCATTGGTGAAGATGTATCCCACCACGTCCCTTAGGCTCCCCAGCAATGCTGCAACCACCACAGCAAAAactcctgaaagaaaaaggaatagtCAAATTTCTTCAAGGGCAGCACACCCTGCTCCTGACCCAGGCCTGGACCTCAGGGGCTCCCTGTGGTGGGGACTGGACTTCACTAACCTCAAATGATACTGCAGCAGAGGACAAgtctgttttcctctccctctaCCCTCTGGAGTGTGAGGGCAGAACACTAAGCTGCCTTTTTAAGTATCAAAGCCTTTGTACCAGGCTCATAACAGAAAAGATGAGTCAGGATTTTGCCTGATCTTGCCTTGCCAAAGGGTCCAAACAAGTGGGATGGGTTCCTGTGGGAGGTCCCTGACCTTGGGGGAGGGAAACAACCATTTGCTGATAATTGCCCTATAttctgctctgcaggactgCACTGACCTGTGCACAGCAGTGCAGTGATGCAGGAGGTCTTGGCTTGCTccacattccctgctcccaaGGCATTCCCCACTCTGACACTCGCAGCCACGCTGATGCCCAGAGGCACCTGAGAAGCAGGAGACAAGAGGGGGTGAgtgccagcagagcctgcagtgccagcagagcctgcagagattttcttcttccccagtGGGGAACTGGGGACAAACTGGCATTGCTGCAGTGAAGGGATTTTCCATCTGCAGCACTGGATGTGTGAGGCATCACCTGCCTGGTACCAACCCCTGCTTCCCACCTCAGCTCTGATCCACAGCACCACTGCTTTGGGGCTCCTCCCAGGCTGTTTAGGGTGTCACACCCCCAGCCCTTACCATGTACGCGACACAGGCGAGCTCGTAGATGACGGATTGTGCACCCAGCTCCACCACACTGATCAGCCCTGCAAAGGATTTGTCACCTCCTTCACTGGCTGAAAAGGAGGCACCTGTCCCCGTGGAACAGATGGGAACACCTGCAGTGTCCTGcagacccagccctgcaggtgaggaggctgctgctggcagggggctctgggggcacgctcaagcagcagccaccaggaaccagagggaaaagaggattTGGACTCACCAGCCAAGAAGCTCCCAATCTCAAAGGTCCACCACTCAATACACATCATGACCatgccaggcactgccagccagATGAAGGAGCCCCAGTCCACGAGGCACTGCCTGCTCCAACCTGACAGGAGGAGGCGAAGCAGAATGAACATGTGTTATCCACCTGCATCGACTCTCTGAGGACAATCCCCCTGCAGCTCACAGGAAATCAGCCCAGGATtgctgctgtgccatgctgcATTCCTGAGACAGAATATTTGACAAGAACATGTTTGGAGCTACAGTAAAGGCCTTGAGGACATGGCTACAGCATCTTCCCACTGTGAGGGGATGACAATCCCTTTGTCACGTGCTGGTGACAATGCCAAAGACACTGCTATTCCAAAGGATTAAGACAGAACAGTACCTCCCCAGGTCTTCACGTGGATCTTCTTCCACCACATGTAAAGGACGAGGAGGATGACCTGGGTGTACTGAGAAACCATGTTAGCCCAGGCAGAGCCCCTGGGGAGAGACAGGAAGGTTACAAGTGACATCCTTGCCCACCtcctcagccacagcaggaCAGACCCGAGGGCACCCACAGCAACCTTGCTGCAGATATGGGACAGACCCCTCCAGCCTCAGCTTTGCAGACTGGGGGCAGGAGTGGGCATGCAGGGAACCCCCTCATGCCCTGAGCAAACCCCTGCACCCAGGGagagcctgtccccagccctgctc
Above is a genomic segment from Vidua chalybeata isolate OUT-0048 chromosome 20, bVidCha1 merged haplotype, whole genome shotgun sequence containing:
- the LOC128797973 gene encoding multidrug and toxin extrusion protein 1-like isoform X2, coding for MKKCDTKFETARHPQHQREDMAHPAPLRIPGSMKPENFPEENGFGEGRAAGQGNLTPESCQKKRRWIPENFWEDVRQLLVLAGPLILIQLLIFLIHLVSSIFCGHLGKVELASVTLAIAVINVTAISVGYGLTSACDTLISQTYGSKNLLRVGVILQRATIIILLCCFPCCAILINVEQLMLLMQQDPEVSRLTQHYVNAFLPALPAVFLYNLETRYLQNQMIMWPLVLSGVIGNLVNVAANYILLYVFHLGIMGSAWANTIAQYSQTIFLFLYIIGRKLHVNTWGGWSSECLLEWDSFTSLAIPSMLMMCIEWWTYEIGSFLIGLLSVVELSVQSIIYEVSVVASMIPLGLGTAASVQVGNALGAGNIEAAKRSSSTSLICTGVFSVIVGSILAATRNVLGYVFTKEKEIIDLVAWVMPIYVVFHLFEAMNGACSGVLRGVGKQKFGAIMNAVSYYGVGMPLAAVLLFVAKIGVIGLWVAMLVCIFILCTCFLTYISRLDWEKAAKEAQRRAGVTQLPPAELPSLGPEASCKDLDVGPAPQPHTYLPARAVLGSVAGLEVQNDVVLTGITKTEGPTYQLELREATSPPATPVVTKQLIFRRGLAVAAAVAALALGITVKLITSTD
- the LOC128798257 gene encoding multidrug and toxin extrusion protein 2-like gives rise to the protein MAAARCLRGARRLLPAGARQECFELARLAGPVFFAQLLGFLISVVSSIFCGHLGKAELDAVTLAVSVINVTGISIGAGLASACDTLMTQTYGSKNLKQVGTILQRGILILLLFCFPCWALFINTERILLLIRQDPEVSRLTQLYVMIFIPALPAAFLYQLLTRYLLSQEIIMPQVVTGIAANILNAAMNAFLLYALKLGMVGSAWANMVSQYTQVILLVLYMWWKKIHVKTWGGWSRQCLVDWGSFIWLAVPGMVMMCIEWWTFEIGSFLAGLISVVELGAQSVIYELACVAYMVPLGISVAASVRVGNALGAGNVEQAKTSCITALLCTGVFAVVVAALLGSLRDVVGYIFTNDTEIVSLVSKVMLIFGPFHLLDATAATCGGVLRGTGRQKLGAMANAVGYYTIGFPIGISLMFAAKMGVLGLWVGMIICISVQALSFLAFVVRMDWRKAAEEAQVRAGMKEQVEDVNSSGTAANKTSAVGYTSLDADTGDTTVLPESMVMGDRQPDHELCTQEEPAVVPVLPPVPWGAVILRRVLAAAAAIAVLLVGILVRLLTGNG
- the LOC128797973 gene encoding multidrug and toxin extrusion protein 1-like isoform X3, which codes for MKPENFPEENGFGEGRAAGQGNLTPESCQKKRRWIPENFWEDVRQLLVLAGPLILIQLLIFLIHLVSSIFCGHLGKVELASVTLAIAVINVTAISVGYGLTSACDTLISQTYGSKNLLRVGVILQRATIIILLCCFPCCAILINVEQLMLLMQQDPEVSRLTQHYVNAFLPALPAVFLYNLETRYLQNQMIMWPLVLSGVIGNLVNVAANYILLYVFHLGIMGSAWANTIAQYSQTIFLFLYIIGRKLHVNTWGGWSSECLLEWDSFTSLAIPSMLMMCIEWWTYEIGSFLIGLLSVVELSVQSIIYEVSVVASMIPLGLGTAASVQVGNALGAGNIEAAKRSSSTSLICTGVFSVIVGSILAATRNVLGYVFTKEKEIIDLVAWVMPIYVVFHLFEAMNGACSGVLRGVGKQKFGAIMNAVSYYGVGMPLAAVLLFVAKIGVIGLWVAMLVCIFILCTCFLTYISRLDWEKAAKEAQRRAGVTQLPPAELPSLGPEASCKDLDVGPAPQPHTYLPARAVLGSVAGLEVQNDVVLTGITKTEGPTYQLELREATSPPATPVVTKQLIFRRGLAVAAAVAALALGITVKLITSTD
- the LOC128797973 gene encoding multidrug and toxin extrusion protein 1-like isoform X1 — translated: MKKCDTKFETARHPQHQREDMAHPAPLRIPTPQPSTAAARAGAASSPLPAGAVVKQERARRKGLVPLPRQGSMKPENFPEENGFGEGRAAGQGNLTPESCQKKRRWIPENFWEDVRQLLVLAGPLILIQLLIFLIHLVSSIFCGHLGKVELASVTLAIAVINVTAISVGYGLTSACDTLISQTYGSKNLLRVGVILQRATIIILLCCFPCCAILINVEQLMLLMQQDPEVSRLTQHYVNAFLPALPAVFLYNLETRYLQNQMIMWPLVLSGVIGNLVNVAANYILLYVFHLGIMGSAWANTIAQYSQTIFLFLYIIGRKLHVNTWGGWSSECLLEWDSFTSLAIPSMLMMCIEWWTYEIGSFLIGLLSVVELSVQSIIYEVSVVASMIPLGLGTAASVQVGNALGAGNIEAAKRSSSTSLICTGVFSVIVGSILAATRNVLGYVFTKEKEIIDLVAWVMPIYVVFHLFEAMNGACSGVLRGVGKQKFGAIMNAVSYYGVGMPLAAVLLFVAKIGVIGLWVAMLVCIFILCTCFLTYISRLDWEKAAKEAQRRAGVTQLPPAELPSLGPEASCKDLDVGPAPQPHTYLPARAVLGSVAGLEVQNDVVLTGITKTEGPTYQLELREATSPPATPVVTKQLIFRRGLAVAAAVAALALGITVKLITSTD